The window ACCTTTCCCGCCAAGATGAATCCCGCCACAGGGGGAACAAACGAAATGCTCGCGGGGATCTGCCGTTTCAGGCTGCATTTCCGGCCCTCCTGATCGTCGCAAATGCACGCATCCTTGCAGGTCGCCACTTCCGATTCGCGCGGCTTCATCGGCGTTTCCTCGGAATACACCACGGTGAGCCGGGGAATGTTTCGGCGGCGGAGTTCATTTCGCATGACCTTCGCCAGCGGACACACCTTGGTCTTGAACACATCTCCGACCACAAAGCGGGTCGGATCCAATTTGTTGCCCGTTCCCATGCAACTGACGATATTGATTTGGCGATGGAAGCAAAATTCGACCGCCGCCAGCTTGGCGGAAATCGTATCTAGCGCATCTATCACATAGTCCGCATCGTCGTCTATGGCGGATGAAATGGAATCAGGGCTTACGCACAGATGTCGCGCATCCACGGAAATCCGGCTGTCAATTCCATGAACACGTTCTTTCATGGCATCTACTTTGCGCATGCCGAGGGTTTGCCGGGTGGCATGAATCTGCCGGTTGAGATTGGTGATGCAAATTGTATCGTCGTCCACAATCACGAGACGCCCAAC is drawn from Candidatus Hydrogenedentota bacterium and contains these coding sequences:
- a CDS encoding tRNA threonylcarbamoyladenosine dehydratase; amino-acid sequence: MIRQHALSRTELLIGKEALETLAARKVVVLGIGGVGSYSVEALARCGVGRLVIVDDDTICITNLNRQIHATRQTLGMRKVDAMKERVHGIDSRISVDARHLCVSPDSISSAIDDDADYVIDALDTISAKLAAVEFCFHRQINIVSCMGTGNKLDPTRFVVGDVFKTKVCPLAKVMRNELRRRNIPRLTVVYSEETPMKPRESEVATCKDACICDDQEGRKCSLKRQIPASISFVPPVAGFILAGKVIRDLAGL